The following coding sequences lie in one Flavobacterium sp. 20NA77.7 genomic window:
- a CDS encoding GH3 auxin-responsive promoter family protein, which produces MSIKSMAAKIFAAYIHKKNQAWITNPLATQDLIFKSLLAQAKDTAFGKAHNFNTIQNHEDFCKQVPVRDYEGLKNYIDEVVNGKEDVLWPGKPIYFAKTSGTTSGAKYIPLTKESMPYHIEAARDAILSYIHETGKADFVNGKMIFLQGSPELEEKKGIHFGRLSGIVAHFVPKYLQKNRLPSWETNCIDDWETKVDAIVEETFQQDMTVISGIPSWVQMYFEKLKDKAQQPVGQLFKNFKLFIYGGVNYEPYRAKFENLIGRKVDSIELFPASEGFFAYQDSQQEKSMLLLLNAGIFYEFIKADEFFSDFEGSGPKRYTIGEVEVGVNYALIISTNAGLWAYNIGDTIAFTSIKPYKIIVTGRIKHYISAFGEHVIGKEVEEAMRITTASTGIRINEFTVAPQITPTEGLPYHEWLIEFDADVSENLVDLEAFAIQLDNAMRQQNVYYDDLIKGNVLRTAVVTKIPTNGFQEYMKSIGKLGGQNKLPRLSNDRKIADFLTKK; this is translated from the coding sequence ATGTCTATCAAATCAATGGCAGCAAAAATATTTGCTGCATACATTCATAAAAAAAATCAAGCATGGATTACTAATCCACTAGCAACCCAAGACCTTATTTTTAAGTCATTACTTGCACAAGCCAAGGATACAGCGTTTGGAAAAGCGCATAATTTTAATACCATTCAAAATCATGAAGATTTTTGCAAACAAGTACCCGTTCGTGACTATGAAGGGCTTAAAAATTATATTGATGAGGTGGTAAATGGAAAAGAAGATGTTTTATGGCCGGGCAAACCTATTTATTTTGCTAAAACCTCAGGAACTACGTCTGGCGCTAAATATATTCCTTTAACCAAGGAATCTATGCCTTATCATATCGAAGCCGCCCGAGATGCTATTTTAAGTTACATTCATGAAACAGGAAAAGCAGATTTTGTAAATGGAAAAATGATTTTTTTGCAAGGCAGTCCAGAACTTGAAGAAAAAAAAGGGATACATTTTGGGCGTTTATCAGGCATTGTAGCGCATTTTGTGCCTAAGTATCTACAAAAGAACAGATTACCCAGCTGGGAAACAAACTGTATAGACGATTGGGAGACTAAAGTTGATGCCATTGTGGAAGAAACGTTTCAGCAAGATATGACGGTTATTTCAGGCATTCCTTCTTGGGTACAAATGTATTTTGAAAAACTCAAAGATAAAGCACAACAACCCGTAGGTCAATTATTTAAAAATTTCAAATTGTTCATTTATGGCGGTGTAAATTATGAGCCCTATCGTGCAAAATTTGAAAATTTAATTGGGCGAAAAGTCGATTCAATAGAGCTTTTTCCCGCCTCCGAAGGTTTTTTTGCCTATCAAGATAGCCAACAAGAAAAAAGCATGTTGTTATTATTGAATGCAGGTATTTTTTACGAATTTATAAAAGCCGATGAATTTTTTTCTGATTTTGAAGGTTCGGGACCAAAACGATATACAATAGGAGAAGTGGAAGTAGGCGTAAACTATGCGCTCATTATATCTACAAACGCAGGCTTATGGGCATACAATATTGGCGACACAATTGCGTTTACATCAATAAAACCATATAAAATAATTGTTACCGGCCGAATTAAACATTACATTTCAGCTTTTGGCGAACATGTAATTGGGAAAGAAGTAGAAGAAGCCATGCGAATCACAACAGCCAGCACCGGTATTCGGATAAATGAATTCACAGTTGCACCACAAATTACACCAACAGAAGGCTTGCCTTATCATGAATGGTTAATAGAGTTTGATGCGGATGTTTCCGAAAACTTAGTAGATTTAGAAGCTTTTGCTATACAATTAGACAATGCAATGCGCCAACAAAACGTCTATTATGACGATTTAATTAAAGGAAATGTTTTGCGAACAGCCGTTGTGACAAAAATCCCTACAAACGGATTCCAAGAATACATGAAATCGATTGGAAAATTAGGGGGACAAAATAAATTGCCAAGGCTTTCAAACGATAGAAAGATTGCGGATTTTTTAACTAAAAAATAA
- a CDS encoding murein hydrolase activator EnvC family protein, whose translation MSEKRLQFQTLKRRLLSKRRFIVYNEDTLAESFSLKLTLMNVFVVTASSAILIIFLTTIIIAFTPLREYIPGYASTELKKQATKLTMQSDSLLRVAQQNNQYINAVKAVLNGNLEFAKLNKDSIQAAIIKNKEISVVLSEKEQELRKEVEKDDKYNVFEKVSPKVNQVFFAPVKGIITKPFRNTVKDNYIEIAAPRNTPVLAVASGTIVFSEWTIGKGYVVIIKHKDDFLSIYKNIASVTKSQGAFVKTGEVIAETGFVSTIQNKVSLQFELWKNSGPVDPIQYINFQ comes from the coding sequence ATGTCTGAAAAACGATTACAGTTTCAAACATTAAAAAGAAGACTTTTAAGTAAACGCCGTTTCATTGTTTATAATGAAGATACGTTAGCCGAATCCTTTTCTTTAAAATTAACCCTTATGAATGTGTTTGTTGTGACCGCTTCAAGTGCTATTTTAATTATTTTTTTAACCACTATTATCATTGCCTTTACACCTCTTCGGGAATATATACCCGGCTATGCCTCTACAGAGTTAAAAAAACAAGCAACAAAACTAACCATGCAATCTGATTCTTTATTGCGTGTTGCCCAACAAAACAATCAGTATATAAATGCAGTTAAAGCGGTTTTAAATGGAAATTTAGAGTTTGCAAAATTAAATAAAGATTCTATTCAGGCTGCAATTATAAAGAATAAAGAAATTTCCGTAGTGCTTTCTGAAAAAGAGCAAGAGCTTAGAAAAGAAGTAGAGAAAGATGATAAGTATAATGTTTTTGAAAAAGTTTCTCCTAAAGTAAATCAAGTGTTTTTTGCTCCAGTAAAAGGAATAATTACAAAACCGTTTAGAAATACAGTTAAAGATAATTATATAGAAATTGCAGCGCCACGAAACACACCTGTTTTAGCGGTAGCGTCTGGTACAATCGTTTTTTCAGAATGGACCATTGGAAAAGGATATGTAGTAATAATTAAACATAAAGATGATTTTTTATCTATTTATAAAAACATTGCGTCTGTTACAAAATCACAAGGAGCTTTCGTTAAAACAGGAGAAGTAATAGCAGAAACAGGTTTTGTTTCTACCATACAAAACAAAGTTAGCCTTCAATTTGAACTTTGGAAAAATAGCGGGCCTGTAGACCCAATACAATATATTAATTTTCAGTAA
- a CDS encoding Sec-independent protein translocase subunit TatA/TatB — protein MNSLYITLGAIGTTEWIMIIAVVLLLFGGKKIPELMKGLGSGINEFKKASKGENTPPQSKKEEETKE, from the coding sequence ATGAATTCATTATATATTACATTAGGCGCTATAGGTACTACTGAATGGATTATGATTATCGCTGTTGTTTTATTGCTTTTTGGTGGTAAAAAAATTCCTGAATTAATGAAAGGTTTAGGAAGCGGTATCAATGAATTTAAAAAAGCATCTAAAGGAGAAAATACTCCTCCGCAAAGTAAAAAAGAAGAGGAAACTAAAGAGTAA